Proteins encoded in a region of the Clostridium butyricum genome:
- the pulA gene encoding type I pullulanase: MGKIKKSLALILVVLISLFLVPIPEKCAKAAEESNKVYVKIRYCKKDSDYNNWNLWVWEKNKEGKQVNFSGEDDEGKFAVVETTKESESLNFIIRKGDWQEKATEDEKVDLQNGNVEITISEKDSGINREDKVLNTDFAKVNLKLHYYRYKGDYEASSTEGWVNEGDKQDYDFKDTDDYGKVVDITKENINGSKDISFIIKNDIANERKINLAYASNKGEINAYILQNDPNVYYYKDQPIRNPKITYFKLDSLNEMTFKVNSEIKDYNDIVLKENGVSISGSRYKIGLNSDNLGGKIFMRDCINLNSTYTLEIPNYESLNSSYGNILGTKTFEELYKYNGDLGAIYSPYKTKFILWAPTAMDVKVILYGKDGKDYLSAPQKIIDMAKGNQGEWTYEEAGNLDGVYYNYLVSVDGQEKEVVDPYAKAVGVNGNRGMVINLSTTNPEGWNEDKRPVLNSPTDAVIYEMHIRDFSIDENSGASLEYRGKYNGVWQKNTVLPGSDIKTGIDHLKELGVNTVQILPMYDYATVDETKENNSQYNWGYDPKNYNVPEGSYSTNPYDGKIRIQELKKMINELHKNGIKVIMDVVYNHTFSAEDSSFQKAVPDYYYRHDSDGNFTNGSGCGNEVATERYMVRKFIVDSLKYWVTEYHMDGFRFDLMGVYDIETMNKIRSELDKIDPAILMYGEGWTGGTSELPDEQKAIKANCKDFGTSQIGMFSDDLRDGLKGHVFTENAPGFINGQEGFEDTIKFGIVASTEHGDIDYDKVNYSKEPWANEPYQTITYVTCHDNYTLYDRLQKVEPNASEGEKLDMYKLAAAIVYTSQGIPFMQAGEEFARSKCDEHGNLIDNSYNSSDTVNKLDWNRLKSYNNLYEYYKGLLNLRNNHKAFRMNSEEDIQNNLKFLENGKDFNGNNVVAYILNGAAVGDNWGNIAVMFNASDKDVDVTLPMDDWTLIVNKDKAGVDEIEKVKGNKITLPANTSYILVDTISYEKNK, encoded by the coding sequence ATGGGAAAAATAAAAAAATCATTAGCACTAATATTAGTAGTATTAATAAGCTTATTTTTGGTACCGATACCAGAAAAATGTGCAAAAGCGGCAGAGGAATCTAATAAGGTATACGTAAAGATAAGATATTGTAAAAAAGATTCTGATTATAATAATTGGAATCTTTGGGTATGGGAGAAAAACAAGGAGGGAAAGCAAGTAAATTTTTCTGGAGAAGATGATGAAGGAAAGTTTGCAGTGGTTGAAACAACAAAAGAATCAGAATCCTTGAATTTTATAATTCGTAAAGGTGATTGGCAGGAAAAGGCCACAGAAGATGAAAAAGTAGATTTGCAAAATGGAAATGTTGAGATTACCATTAGTGAAAAGGATTCTGGAATAAATAGAGAAGATAAAGTATTGAATACAGATTTTGCTAAAGTTAATTTAAAACTACACTATTACAGATATAAAGGTGATTATGAAGCATCTTCAACAGAAGGTTGGGTTAATGAAGGAGACAAGCAAGATTACGATTTTAAAGATACAGATGACTATGGAAAAGTAGTTGATATTACTAAAGAAAATATTAATGGATCTAAGGATATATCTTTTATTATAAAAAATGATATAGCTAATGAAAGAAAAATTAATTTAGCATATGCAAGCAATAAAGGAGAAATTAATGCTTATATTCTTCAAAATGATCCCAATGTATATTATTATAAGGATCAACCAATAAGAAATCCTAAAATAACATATTTTAAATTAGATTCATTGAATGAAATGACATTTAAAGTTAATTCTGAAATTAAAGATTATAATGATATAGTATTAAAAGAAAATGGTGTAAGTATTTCAGGAAGTAGATATAAGATAGGATTAAATAGTGATAATCTTGGTGGAAAAATATTTATGAGAGATTGTATAAATTTAAATAGTACTTATACATTAGAAATACCTAATTATGAAAGTTTAAATTCTAGTTATGGAAATATACTTGGAACTAAAACATTTGAAGAGTTGTATAAGTATAATGGAGATCTTGGAGCAATATATTCTCCATATAAAACGAAGTTTATATTATGGGCACCAACAGCAATGGATGTAAAGGTTATCTTATACGGTAAAGATGGTAAGGATTATTTAAGTGCACCTCAAAAAATAATTGATATGGCTAAAGGAAATCAAGGAGAATGGACATATGAAGAAGCTGGAAATTTGGATGGGGTATATTACAATTATTTAGTTAGTGTTGATGGTCAAGAAAAAGAAGTTGTAGATCCTTATGCAAAAGCAGTTGGGGTAAATGGAAATAGAGGAATGGTTATAAATTTAAGTACTACAAATCCTGAAGGCTGGAATGAAGATAAGAGACCAGTACTTAATTCACCAACAGATGCAGTTATATATGAAATGCATATTAGGGATTTTTCAATAGATGAAAATAGTGGTGCTTCATTAGAATATAGAGGTAAATATAATGGTGTGTGGCAAAAAAATACAGTGTTGCCTGGAAGTGATATTAAAACAGGAATTGATCATTTAAAGGAACTTGGAGTAAATACAGTGCAAATTTTACCTATGTATGATTATGCAACTGTAGATGAAACAAAAGAAAATAATAGTCAATACAATTGGGGGTATGATCCTAAGAACTATAATGTACCAGAAGGATCATATTCAACAAATCCTTATGATGGAAAAATTAGAATACAAGAATTGAAAAAAATGATAAATGAATTGCATAAGAATGGAATCAAAGTTATTATGGATGTGGTTTATAATCATACTTTTTCTGCAGAAGATTCATCTTTCCAAAAAGCTGTTCCTGATTACTATTATAGACATGATAGTGATGGAAATTTTACAAATGGATCAGGTTGTGGAAATGAGGTTGCAACAGAGAGATATATGGTAAGAAAGTTTATTGTAGATTCATTGAAGTACTGGGTAACTGAATATCACATGGATGGTTTTAGATTTGATTTGATGGGTGTATATGATATAGAAACTATGAACAAAATAAGATCTGAACTAGATAAGATTGATCCAGCTATATTAATGTATGGAGAAGGATGGACAGGTGGAACATCAGAGCTTCCAGATGAACAAAAAGCAATAAAAGCAAATTGCAAGGACTTTGGAACATCACAAATTGGAATGTTTAGCGATGATTTAAGAGATGGATTAAAAGGTCATGTTTTTACTGAAAATGCACCAGGATTTATAAATGGACAAGAAGGGTTTGAAGATACAATTAAATTTGGAATAGTTGCATCTACAGAGCATGGTGATATTGATTATGACAAAGTGAATTATTCAAAGGAACCTTGGGCTAATGAGCCATATCAAACAATAACTTATGTTACATGTCATGATAATTATACACTTTATGATAGATTGCAAAAAGTTGAACCTAATGCTAGTGAAGGCGAAAAATTAGATATGTATAAACTTGCAGCAGCTATTGTGTATACATCTCAAGGAATACCTTTTATGCAGGCAGGAGAAGAATTTGCAAGAAGTAAATGTGATGAACATGGTAATTTAATTGATAATAGCTATAACTCTTCAGATACAGTGAATAAATTAGATTGGAATAGATTAAAAAGTTATAATAATTTATATGAATATTATAAAGGTCTGTTAAATTTAAGAAATAATCACAAAGCATTTAGAATGAATTCTGAAGAAGATATTCAAAATAATTTGAAATTTTTAGAAAATGGTAAAGATTTTAATGGAAATAATGTAGTAGCATATATTTTAAATGGTGCTGCGGTAGGTGATAATTGGGGTAATATTGCAGTAATGTTTAATGCAAGTGATAAAGATGTTGACGTAACTTTACCAATGGATGATTGGACATTAATTGTAAATAAAGATAAAGCAGGGGTAGATGAAATAGAGAAAGTTAAAGGAAATAAAATAACTTTACCTGCTAATACTTCATATATATTAGTAGATACTATAAGTTATGAAAAGAATAAGTGA
- a CDS encoding single-stranded DNA-binding protein has protein sequence MDNLMLNNKIYLEGKVTSELEFSHEMYGEGFYTFNLDVMRLSDSVDTLNITVSERLLSDMQLIIGSDVIVEGQLRSYNKFIDGSNKLILTVFARNIEPCMERSKNPNEIFLDGYICKEPIYRTTPFGREIADVLLAVNRAYNKSDYIPTIAWGRNSRFCQTLEVGDNIKVWGRLQSREYQKKVSENEVIKKIAYEVSISKMEKAQKEENESNIDGTEGAV, from the coding sequence ATGGATAATTTAATGCTAAATAACAAGATTTACCTAGAAGGTAAAGTAACGTCTGAATTAGAGTTTAGCCACGAGATGTATGGGGAGGGGTTTTATACTTTTAATTTAGATGTAATGAGATTAAGTGACTCAGTAGATACTTTAAATATTACTGTATCAGAAAGATTGTTAAGCGATATGCAACTAATAATAGGCAGTGATGTAATTGTCGAAGGTCAGCTTAGATCGTATAACAAGTTTATTGATGGGTCAAACAAGCTTATACTTACAGTTTTTGCGAGAAATATTGAACCATGCATGGAACGTAGCAAAAATCCTAATGAAATATTCTTAGATGGATATATCTGTAAAGAACCTATTTATAGGACAACACCTTTTGGTCGTGAGATTGCAGATGTATTACTTGCAGTAAACAGAGCATACAATAAATCAGATTATATTCCAACAATTGCATGGGGTAGAAATTCGAGATTTTGTCAGACATTAGAAGTCGGTGATAATATTAAAGTATGGGGTAGACTACAAAGTAGAGAATATCAAAAGAAAGTTTCAGAAAATGAAGTTATAAAGAAAATAGCTTATGAAGTATCAATATCCAAGATGGAAAAGGCTCAAAAAGAAGAAAATGAATCTAATATTGATGGCACAGAAGGAGCTGTATAG